A region from the Dehalococcoides mccartyi CG5 genome encodes:
- the lexA gene encoding transcriptional repressor LexA: protein MIAKLTTRQRAMIDFIARFRRRYGYPPSIRDIVSGCNISSTSVVDYNLKILQKMGLIRRQAEISRGIELVGTEETNEGRISIPVIGQIAAGTPIPVPESDSFAVVTSDESIEVTEDLTRGRENIYALRVKGVSMIEDLINDGDLVIMQHTQTVDNGETAAVWLKDQKEVTLKRVYMEPGRVRLQPANRTMPPIYTKPDNVEIQGRVIAVIRQLD, encoded by the coding sequence ATTGCCCGTTTCCGCCGCCGTTACGGGTATCCCCCCAGCATTCGGGATATCGTAAGCGGCTGTAATATCAGCTCTACCTCTGTTGTAGATTACAACCTCAAAATCCTGCAAAAAATGGGGCTTATCCGCCGCCAGGCCGAAATATCCCGCGGGATAGAGCTGGTGGGCACGGAAGAAACCAACGAAGGCCGCATAAGCATACCTGTCATCGGTCAGATTGCCGCCGGCACTCCCATACCCGTCCCCGAATCAGACAGCTTTGCCGTGGTAACTTCTGACGAAAGTATAGAGGTTACCGAAGACCTTACCCGAGGGCGGGAAAATATTTATGCTTTGCGGGTTAAGGGCGTCTCCATGATAGAAGACCTGATCAATGACGGCGATCTGGTAATAATGCAGCATACCCAAACGGTGGACAACGGTGAAACGGCCGCTGTCTGGCTGAAAGACCAGAAAGAAGTCACCCTGAAAAGGGTCTACATGGAACCGGGCAGGGTACGCCTGCAGCCGGCCAACCGCACTATGCCGCCCATTTATACCAAACCGGATAATGTTGAAATACAGGGGCGGGTTATAGCTGTAATCCGCCAGCTGGATTAG
- a CDS encoding aldolase, whose product MNGQTPSETLHWFIQAGKLLFGRGLVSSHSGNLSQRWKDKLYITRTGSSLPLFSETDLILTGLDHNDQFTPLASSELPVHRAIYRRTSAKAIVHAHPPYAAALSLLEGEIIPDCGEGLYCLGAIPVIGFGERVQPGSLAEEVATALETHRVIVVAGHGSFATGENIEEALKYTFALEEMCQVTYLARILKKAD is encoded by the coding sequence TTGAACGGGCAAACACCTTCTGAAACCCTGCATTGGTTTATACAGGCTGGAAAACTGCTTTTCGGGCGGGGACTGGTTTCCTCACACTCCGGCAACCTCAGCCAACGATGGAAAGACAAGCTTTACATAACCCGAACCGGCAGTTCACTGCCTCTTTTTAGCGAAACAGACCTGATACTGACCGGTCTTGACCATAATGACCAGTTTACCCCGCTTGCCTCAAGCGAACTGCCCGTTCACAGGGCTATTTACCGCCGCACATCCGCCAAAGCCATAGTTCATGCTCACCCGCCTTATGCAGCCGCTCTCTCCCTGCTTGAGGGGGAAATAATACCGGACTGCGGTGAGGGGCTTTACTGCCTGGGAGCTATACCGGTTATCGGTTTCGGAGAGCGGGTTCAGCCCGGCAGTCTGGCAGAAGAAGTGGCTACAGCACTGGAAACACACCGGGTTATAGTGGTAGCCGGTCATGGCAGCTTTGCAACAGGGGAAAACATAGAAGAAGCCCTGAAATACACTTTTGCTTTGGAAGAAATGTGCCAGGTAACCTATCTGGCTCGTATCCTCAAGAAAGCTGACTAA